The following are from one region of the Nicotiana tomentosiformis chromosome 7, ASM39032v3, whole genome shotgun sequence genome:
- the LOC104100716 gene encoding uncharacterized protein: MSVLQYPEGIDPADVQIWNNAAFDNGDSEDLSSLKRSWSPLKPLSVRPSDSFESDLSSKENQTPLFENSSVNLSSPLPIKPLNPNGALENSRLKPNKPNSKQSLDEMAARKSGKENDFRDEKKIDEEIEEIEMEISRLSSRLEALRIEKAEKTVAKTVEKRGRVVAAKFMEPKQSFIKIEERISMSARTKVEQRRGLSLGPSEIFTGTRRRGLSMGPSDILAGTTKARQLGKQEMIITPIQPIQNRRKSCFWKLQEIEEEGKSSSLSPKSRKTAARTMVTTRQAVTTIASKKNLKKDDGLLSSVQPKKLFKDLEKSAAANKKPQRPGRVVASRYNQSTIQSSVVRKRSLPENDKDESKRNDKKRSLSVGKMRVSQTESKNLGTESRVKKRWEIPSEIVVHGSTESEKSPLSIIVKPDLLPRIRIARCVNETPRDSGPAKRMIELIGKKSFFSSDEDKEPPVCQVLSFAEEDAEEE; this comes from the coding sequence ATGAGTGTGTTACAATACCCAGAAGGGATTGACCCAGCAGATGTTCAGATATGGAACAATGCAGCATTTGATAATGGAGATTCTGAAGATTTGTCTTCGCTGAAACGTTCTTGGTCTCCTCTGAAACCCCTTTCGGTTAGGCCATCAGATTCCTTTGAATCTGATTTGTCAAGTAAGGAAAATCAAACTCCTTTATTTGAGAATTCATCTGTTAATCTCTCATCTCCGTTACCCATAAAGCCACTTAACCCTAATGGGGCTCTGGAAAATTCAAGACTCAAGCCGAACAAGCCCAATTCCAAACAGAGTCTTGATGAGATGGCGGCTAGAAAGAGCGGAAAGGAAAATGATTTCCGTGATGAGAAGAAAATAGACGAGGAAATTGAAGAAATTGAGATGGAGATTAGTAGGTTGAGTTCAAGATTAGAGGCTTTGAGAATTGAAAAGGCTGAGAAAACTGTTGCTAAGACTGTTGAAAAGCGAGGAAGGGTTGTGGCAGCAAAGTTTATGGAGCCAAAACAAAGTTTTATTAAGATTGAAGAGCGTATATCAATGAGTGCAAGAACAAAGGTGGAGCAGAGAAGGGGTCTTAGTTTAGGACCATCTGAGATTTTTACTGGAACGCGGCGGCGAGGGTTGAGTATGGGGCCATCAGATATTCTAGCAGGGACAACAAAGGCACGGCAATTGGGAAAGCAAGAGATGATTATTACTCCTATTCAGCCAATACAAAACAGGCGAAAGTCGTGTTTTTGGAAGCTTCAAGAGATTGAAGAAGAGGGAAAAAGTTCAAGCCTTAGTCCTAAATCAAGAAAAACTGCTGCAAGAACAATGGTTACAACAAGGCAGGCAGTTACTACAATTGCATCAAAGAAGAATTTGAAAAAAGATGATGGACTTTTGAGTTCAGTTCAGCCAAAGAAGTTGTTTAAAGATCTCGAAAAGTCTGCTGCTGCTAATAAGAAGCCCCAGAGGCCGGGGAGGGTTGTGGCTAGTAGGTATAATCAGAGTACAATTCAGTCATCAGTAGTGAGAAAGAGGTCTTTACCTGAAAATGATAAGGATGAGAGTAAGAGAAATGATAAGAAACGGTCGTTATCTGTAGGGAAAATGCGTGTGTCTCAAACTGAGAGCAAGAATTTGGGTACTGAAAGTAGGGTGAAAAAGAGATGGGAAATTCCTAGTGAGATTGTAGTTCATGGAAGCACAGAGAGTGAGAAATCTCCACTAAGCATTATTGTGAAGCCTGATTTGCTTCCGCGAATTAGGATTGCTCGGTGTGTGAATGAGACTCCTAGGGATTCTGGACCTGCTAAAAGAATGATAGAGTTGATAGGCAAGAAATCATTTTTCAGTAGTGATGAAGATAAGGAGCCACCTGTCTGTCAAGTTCTAAGTTTTGCAGAGGAAGATGCTGAAGAGGAATAA
- the LOC104119805 gene encoding pentatricopeptide repeat-containing protein At1g11900, with translation MVAAALSGRAKLNTLTFLCHSCFNRLNYSISVGLHSAKGIRPFNTLHRCRNFFLNNCIKSIPVGALLDWPTFSPSILFVSCQSISTQASPAEFVDEALTEVLSVMVNSQNSGEELCAAYVDKFCNDRNLSAAAKLLQTLHDKNILLPPSAYNRLLKAAGEENDVDLLCQSFKDLLVSCKSLNSSTYLIFAQAFIKQNDVACLLRFVREISELIFPSTTTTTTTVLNRIIFAFAECGQVDKALMIFDQMKSLKSKPDVITYNTILRILGRCGRIDEMLKEFVAMKEDNLIPDIFSYNTLITGLRKVGRLESCLIFFKEMYERGIEPDLRTYSALIDSFGKSGNIEESLRLFNEIKHRGICPSIHVYRSLISNLKKMGKLELAVAFSNEMKESISNHCGPNHTQRRNR, from the exons ATGGTAGCAGCTGCTTTGAGTGGCAGAGCAAAGCTGAACACTTTAACTTTCTTATGCCATTCTTGTTTCAATCGATTGAACTACAGTATCTCTGTTGGATTACACTCTGCGAAAGGAATTCGGCCATTCAATACACTGCATCGGTGTAGAAATTTCTTTCTTAAC AATTGTATTAAATCCATCCCAGTTGGAGCCCTCTTAGATTGGCCAACTTTTTCTCCTAGTATTTTGTTCGTCAGCTGCCAATCAATCTCAACCCAAGCATCCCCTGCTGAATTTGTCGATGAAGCGTTGACAGAAGTCCTTTCGGTTATGGTTAATTCGCAAAATTCAGGAGAGGAACTCTGTGCTGCTTATGTTGATAAGTTTTGCAATGACAGAAATCTATCAGCAGCCGCTAAGCTATTGCAGACTTTGCATGATAAAAATATCCTCCTTCCCCCCAGTGCATACAATCGCCTTCTGAAAGCTGCAGGCGAGGAAAACGACGTCGACCTTCTATGTCAAAGTTTCAAGGATCTGTTAGTATCTTGCAAATCTCTGAATTCATCTACATATCTAATCTTTGCTCAGGCTTTTATCAAGCAAAATGATGTTGCCTGCTTGCTAAGATTTGTCCGGGAGATCTCTGAGTTGATTTTTCCaagtactactactactactactacagtTTTGAATAGGATCATATTTGCCTTTGCCGAGTGTGGACAGGTTGATAAGGCCTTGATGATTTTTGATCAGATGAAGAGTTTGAAATCCAAACCTGATGTGATTACATATAACACCATTTTGAGAATCTTAGGCCGGTGTGGTAGAATAGATGAAATGCTTAAAGAGTTTGTGGCCATGAAAGAGGATAATCTAATTCCTGATATTTTTTCTTATAATACCCTAATTACTGGATTGCGAAAGGTTGGCAGGCTTGAGTCATGCTTAATATTTTTCAAGGAGATGTATGAGAGAGGAATTGAACCAGATTTGCGGACTTATAGTGCTCTGATTGACAGCTTTGGAAAATCTGGTAATATTGAGGAATCACTGAGACTTTTTAATGAGATAAAGCACCGTGGAATCTGTCCATCAATTCATGTTTACAGATCATTGATCAGTAATTTAAAGAAGATGGGGAAGTTGGAGTTGGCTGTTGCTTTTTCAAATGAGATGAAGGAATCAATCTCAAATCATTGTGGACCAAACCATACTCAACGGAGAAACAGATAG